In a single window of the Sediminicoccus sp. KRV36 genome:
- a CDS encoding neuropeptide-like protein 29 — protein MRGLRALVVLGAAMSLVGCAPGYVGGPVYGGGYGYVAPAYGYGYAAPRYYAPAPRFYAPPPRYYAPPRYYGGGGYRGGYTAPYRGGGRGWRRG, from the coding sequence ATGCGCGGGCTTCGGGCATTGGTTGTTCTGGGCGCCGCGATGTCCCTGGTGGGATGCGCGCCCGGTTATGTGGGCGGCCCGGTCTATGGCGGCGGCTATGGCTATGTGGCCCCGGCCTATGGGTATGGCTATGCGGCGCCGCGCTACTACGCGCCGGCCCCGCGCTTCTACGCCCCGCCACCCCGCTACTACGCGCCGCCGCGCTATTACGGCGGAGGCGGCTACCGCGGTGGCTATACGGCGCCCTACCGGGGCGGTGGGCGCGGCTGGCGGCGCGGCTGA
- the purB gene encoding adenylosuccinate lyase, which translates to MVPRYSRPAMAEIWSPETRYRIWFEIEALAADAMAEIGTIPAAAAISIRQGGAPRVAAMGSADVDRIDEIERVTRHDVIAFLTWLGEGIGEDARYLHQGLTSSDVLDTCLAVQMTRAADLLIADVEAVMAALRMRALEHKFTPTIGRSHGIHAEPTSFGLKLAGHYAEFARNLTRLRAARAEVATCALSGPVGTFASVDPRVEAHVARHLGLEVESVSTQVIPRDRHAAFFATLAVVAGGVERLATEVRHLQRSEVREAEEFFHAGQKGSSSMPHKRNPVLSENLTGLARLVRGYAMPALENITLWHERDISHSSVERVIAPDATIALDFALMRLAGMMEKLTVYPVRMTENLEGLGGVVHSQKVLLALTQAGLSREDSYAAVQQAAMATWLKLGQADVKSFSENLLARPEVAAVMDAATLAGVMDPRLDFRHVETIFARVFGDQA; encoded by the coding sequence ATGGTCCCCCGTTATTCCCGCCCCGCCATGGCCGAAATCTGGTCCCCCGAGACGCGCTATCGCATCTGGTTCGAGATCGAGGCGCTGGCGGCCGACGCCATGGCCGAAATCGGCACCATCCCTGCCGCTGCGGCCATTTCCATCCGCCAGGGCGGCGCGCCGCGCGTGGCCGCGATGGGAAGCGCCGATGTGGATCGGATTGACGAGATCGAACGCGTCACGCGGCATGATGTGATCGCCTTTCTCACCTGGCTGGGGGAGGGGATTGGCGAGGATGCGCGCTACCTGCACCAGGGCCTGACCAGCAGTGACGTGCTGGACACCTGCCTCGCCGTGCAGATGACACGGGCGGCAGATTTGCTCATTGCGGATGTCGAAGCCGTCATGGCCGCGTTGCGAATGCGGGCCCTGGAGCACAAATTTACCCCCACCATCGGGCGCAGCCACGGCATCCATGCCGAACCGACCAGCTTTGGCCTGAAGCTCGCCGGCCACTATGCCGAATTCGCCCGCAACCTGACGCGGCTGCGCGCGGCGCGGGCGGAAGTCGCGACCTGCGCGCTCTCCGGCCCGGTCGGCACCTTTGCCAGCGTGGACCCGCGGGTGGAGGCGCATGTGGCCCGGCATCTGGGCCTCGAAGTGGAGTCGGTGAGCACGCAGGTCATCCCGCGCGACCGGCATGCGGCCTTCTTCGCCACCCTCGCCGTGGTGGCGGGCGGCGTGGAGCGGCTGGCGACCGAGGTGCGGCACCTGCAACGCTCGGAAGTGCGCGAGGCGGAGGAATTCTTCCATGCCGGGCAGAAGGGCAGCAGCTCCATGCCGCACAAGCGCAACCCGGTGCTGAGCGAGAACCTGACCGGCCTCGCCCGCCTCGTGCGCGGCTACGCGATGCCGGCGCTGGAGAACATCACCCTGTGGCATGAGCGCGACATCAGCCATTCCAGCGTGGAGCGCGTGATCGCGCCCGATGCCACCATCGCGCTGGATTTCGCGCTGATGCGCCTCGCTGGCATGATGGAGAAGCTGACGGTCTATCCGGTGCGGATGACGGAGAACCTGGAAGGGCTGGGCGGCGTGGTGCACAGCCAGAAGGTGCTGCTGGCACTCACCCAGGCCGGCCTCTCGCGCGAGGATTCCTACGCCGCCGTGCAGCAGGCCGCGATGGCAACCTGGCTGAAGCTCGGCCAGGCGGATGTGAAGAGCTTCTCCGAAAATCTCCTGGCGCGGCCGGAAGTGGCGGCGGTCATGGATGCAGCGACGCTCGCGGGTGTCATGGATCCGCGGCTGGATTTCCGGCATGTGGAGACGATCTTCGCCCGGGTGTTCGGTGATCAGGCGTAG
- a CDS encoding SDR family oxidoreductase, whose translation MDLKGKVALVTGGNGGLGQRICHALAREGVHLAVMYAQSREQAEAVAQDIAARHQVNAVAFQCDITDAAAVQALIGAVTARFGSLDILVNDAAFNKAIPFPDLDNLTEDVWEKIMAVNLTGPMRLIKAVAPVMKAQGAGRIVNISSVAGLGPSGSSIAYAVSKAGLIHLTKCMAVALAPQTLVNCVAPGLLEGTRATANLRAEQIANASTLALLKKPADKDDCADMVVTMCRTETMTGQTIVIDAGRVFH comes from the coding sequence CTGGCGCGCGAGGGCGTGCATCTGGCCGTCATGTACGCGCAAAGCCGCGAGCAGGCCGAAGCCGTGGCGCAGGACATCGCCGCGCGCCATCAGGTCAATGCCGTCGCCTTCCAATGCGACATCACCGACGCGGCGGCGGTGCAGGCGCTGATCGGCGCCGTCACCGCCCGCTTCGGCAGCCTGGACATCCTGGTGAATGACGCCGCCTTCAACAAGGCGATCCCCTTCCCCGACCTCGACAACCTCACGGAGGACGTCTGGGAGAAGATCATGGCGGTGAACCTCACCGGCCCGATGCGGCTGATCAAGGCGGTGGCGCCGGTGATGAAGGCGCAGGGCGCAGGGCGGATCGTGAATATCTCCTCGGTCGCGGGGCTGGGGCCGAGTGGGTCTTCCATCGCCTATGCCGTCTCGAAGGCGGGGCTGATCCATCTCACGAAATGCATGGCGGTGGCGCTGGCGCCGCAGACGCTGGTGAATTGCGTGGCGCCCGGCCTGCTGGAGGGAACGCGCGCCACGGCCAATCTGCGCGCCGAGCAGATCGCCAACGCCTCCACCCTCGCGCTGCTGAAGAAGCCGGCCGACAAGGATGATTGCGCGGATATGGTGGTGACCATGTGCCGGACGGAAACCATGACCGGGCAGACCATCGTGATTGATGCCGGGCGGGTGTTTCACTGA
- a CDS encoding YaiI/YqxD family protein has protein sequence MTQLYLDADACPVRDEAFRVAQRLGVHTHVVSNGARGILLPESPIIHRVIVTEGADVADDWIVEQITAADVCVTQDIPLAARCLEKGARALNSKGHRWTVENIGGALAGRAVAEHLRSTGGRTGGPSGMTQADRSRFLSELDTLLRAAMRPAPPSLRVPPGGF, from the coding sequence ATGACGCAGCTTTACCTGGACGCCGATGCCTGCCCGGTGCGCGATGAGGCCTTTCGCGTGGCCCAGCGCCTTGGGGTGCATACCCATGTCGTCTCCAATGGCGCGCGCGGCATCCTGCTGCCGGAGAGCCCGATCATCCATCGGGTGATCGTCACCGAGGGGGCGGATGTGGCCGATGACTGGATCGTCGAGCAGATCACCGCGGCGGATGTCTGCGTCACGCAGGATATCCCGCTGGCCGCGCGCTGCCTGGAAAAAGGCGCGCGCGCGCTGAACTCCAAGGGGCACCGCTGGACCGTCGAGAATATCGGCGGCGCGCTGGCGGGCCGCGCGGTGGCCGAGCATCTGCGCTCCACCGGGGGGCGCACCGGGGGCCCGTCAGGCATGACCCAGGCCGATCGCTCGCGCTTCCTGTCGGAGCTGGACACGCTGCTGCGCGCAGCCATGCGGCCGGCACCGCCCAGCCTGAGGGTTCCGCCCGGCGGCTTCTGA
- a CDS encoding TerC family protein, with the protein MPDWFVPLMQVLMIDIVLAGDNAIVVGMAAAGLPPEQRRKAVLWGIAAATVMRIAFASITVQLLAVTGITLAGGVLLAWVCWKMYRELRDGGGGHEHVGDGIGDETTNPDGSPRKTMRQAITQILIADISMSLDNVLAVAGAAKDHPYVLIIGLAISVVLMGVAATLIANLLNKHRWIAWVGLLVIVYVAGDMIWSGTHEVADRVPESYAFLLLPLGYLALPGVFPAWIWAGATVMQVALLAALCALIVEAVLRARRR; encoded by the coding sequence ATGCCGGATTGGTTCGTACCGCTCATGCAGGTCCTGATGATTGATATTGTCCTCGCCGGGGACAATGCGATCGTCGTGGGCATGGCCGCCGCCGGACTTCCGCCTGAACAGCGCCGCAAGGCCGTCCTGTGGGGCATTGCCGCCGCGACGGTGATGCGCATCGCCTTCGCCAGCATCACCGTCCAGTTGCTCGCCGTCACCGGCATCACCCTGGCGGGCGGCGTGCTGCTCGCCTGGGTCTGCTGGAAGATGTACCGGGAATTGCGCGATGGCGGCGGCGGCCACGAGCATGTGGGCGACGGCATCGGCGATGAGACGACCAACCCCGACGGCTCGCCGCGCAAGACCATGCGCCAGGCCATCACGCAGATCCTGATCGCCGATATTTCAATGAGCCTGGACAATGTGCTGGCCGTGGCGGGAGCCGCCAAGGACCATCCCTATGTCCTGATCATCGGCCTCGCCATCTCCGTCGTGCTGATGGGTGTGGCCGCGACGCTGATCGCCAATCTGCTGAACAAGCATCGCTGGATCGCCTGGGTCGGCCTGCTGGTCATCGTCTATGTCGCGGGCGACATGATCTGGTCCGGCACGCATGAAGTGGCCGACCGGGTTCCGGAATCCTATGCCTTCCTGCTGCTGCCGCTCGGCTACCTGGCGCTGCCGGGCGTCTTCCCGGCCTGGATCTGGGCGGGGGCGAC